In one Fusarium falciforme chromosome 5, complete sequence genomic region, the following are encoded:
- a CDS encoding Glycosylphosphatidylinositol anchor biosynthesis protein 11 encodes MPLIDPVTMSTTLIKGAPAQPAAPKAVVPAIPLLNTPLALPVSVVHQLVLAGLFVWRFEALVADPVSTLQIGLPVVAVIQTLYVTLCLPAAGSSGAKGSKKLRPGEKKKTDTREPKAFATAVISLVLTLILTPVLHILFVLFGAPFLTHASHTFLCAAHIAVLAIYPIFYVRGSDPVPLQAVVSVSAPFDQTFGGFVGTVVGAWLGAVPIPLDWDREWQKWPVTIVAGAYVGYFVGSKLLGNVFYGKRWAVSEIKEE; translated from the exons ATGCCCCTGATCGACCCGGTCACAATGTCGACGACTCTGATCAAGGGCGCCCCCGCCCAGCCGGCTGCACCCAAGGCTGTTGTGCCTGCGATTCCGCTGCTCAACACTCCCCTCGCCCTGCCTGTCTCTGTCGTCCACCAGCTGGTGCTTGCTGGCCTGTTTGTCTGGCGCTTCGAAGCCCTCGTGGCCGATCCTGTGTCGACACTTCAGATCGGACTGCCTGTGGTTGCTGTCATTCAGACACTCTATGTGACCTTGTGTCTTCCCGCCGCGGGATCTTCGGGCGCAAAGGGTTCCAAGAAGCTGCGCCcaggcgagaagaagaagacggataCGCGGGAACCAAAGGCTTTTGCT ACCGCCGTCATCTCTCTGGTCCTCACCCTCATCCTGACGCCCGTCCTTCAcatcctcttcgtcctctTCGGCGCCCCATTCCTCACCCACGCCTCCCACACGTTCCTCTGCGCCGCGCACATCGCCGTCCTCGCCATCTACCCAATCTTCTACGTCCGCGGCTCCGACCCCGTGCCCCTCCAGGCCGTCGTCAGCGTCTCGGCCCCCTTCGACCAGACCTTTGGCGGCTTCGTGGGCACCGTGGTCGGCGCGTGGCTCGGAGCTGTGCCCATCCCCCTCGACTGGGATCGCGAGTGGCAGAAGTGGCCCGTCACCATTGTTGCCGGTGCCTATGTTGGATATTTCGTGGGCTCTAAGCTTCTTGGAAATGTCTTTTACGGCAAGCGATGGGCCGTTtctgagatcaaggaggaaTAG
- a CDS encoding U3 small nucleolar ribonucleoprotein IMP3 translates to MVRKLKHHEQKLLRKTDFITYKSDNGHRDKAVIRRYMIQKPEDYHKYNRLCGSLRQLAHRLSLLPPENATRRKHEELLLNKLYDMGILSSSSKLSAVEKNVTVSAFARRRLPVLMTRLRMAETVQAATKMIEQGHVRVGTETVTDPAYLVTRGMEDFVTWTVGSKIKRNIMKYRDQLDDFELL, encoded by the exons ATGGTCCGAAAGCTCAAGCATCACGAGCAAAAGCTCCTGCGCAAGACAGACTTTATCACATACAAGTCGGACAATGGACATCGCGACAAGGCTGTCATTCGACGATACATGATTCAGAAGCCTGAGGACTACCACAAGTACAACCGTCTCTGCGGA TCTCTCCGACAACTCGCCCACcgcctctccctcctcccccccGAGAACGCCACCCGCCGAAAGCACGAagagctcctcctcaacaagctcTACGACATGGGCATcctctcgtcatcctccaagCTCTCGGCGGTGGAGAAGAACGTGACGGTCAGCGCCTTTGCCCGTCGCAGGCTCCCCGTGCTCATGACGCGGCTGCGCATGGCCGAGACGGTGCAGGCGGCGACAAAGATGATTGAGCAAGGCCACGTGCGCGTGGGAACCGAGACGGTCACGGACCCGGCGTACCTGGTTACGAGGGGTATGGAGGACTTTGTGACGTGGACCGTGGGCAGCAAGATTAAGCGCAACATTATGAAGTACCGGGATCAGCTCGACGACTTCGAGCTGCTGTAG
- a CDS encoding Aldo-ket-red domain-containing protein has translation MPLVAQNPKHRVILGLMTFGPPGSEELDARICDSETFTKALDVFQGRGYSEIDTARVYVGGKQEAWTRQVGWQERGFTLATKVKYPRDPGDNTAEKVVESVETSLTELGTDCIDLLYLHRPDRGIPFAETLEAIDKLHKAGKFVRFGISNFAAHEVAEVVMTCKYNGWVRPTVYQGMYNCVTRSIESELFVACKRYGLDIVVYNPIAGGLLSGKIKSRDIAPDSGRFSDNSRIGKMYRDRYFRESTFKALSVIEQAVEKHGLTMIETALRWMVHHSKLRITNGNDGIIIGISSVDQLENNLDNLEKGPLPDEVVQALDQAWEFSKADTPNYWHGELEYGYNVHEALFGAGAK, from the exons ATGCCTCTTGTCGCTCAGAACCCAAAGCATCGCGTCATCCTGGGTCTAATGACCTTTGGGCCCCCTGGCAGCGAGGAGCTCGACGCACGTATCTGTGACTCAGAAACATTTACCAAGGCCCTCGATGTCTTTCAGGGTCGAGGATACAGCGAAATCGACACGGCACGCGTCTATGTCGGTGGTAAGCAGGAGGCCTGGACTCGCCAGGTTGGTTGGCAGGAGAGGGGTTTCACTCTGGCCACCAAGGTCAAGTATCCCAGGGATCCAGGCGACAATACGGCCGAAAAGGTCGTCGAATCGGTCGAGACCAGTCTGACGGAGCTCGGAACCGACTGCATCGAT TTGCTCTACCTCCACCGTCCTGATCGTGGCATCCCCTTTGCAGAGACGCTGGAGGCCATCGATAAGCTCCACAAGGCAGGCAAGTTTGTTCGATTCGGCATCAGCAACTTTGCGGCGCATGAAGTTGCAGAGGTTGTCATGACCTGCAAGTACAACGGCTGGGTGCGGCCCACGGTGTACCAGGGCATGTACAACTGCGTCACCCGTTCCATCGAGTCAGAACTCTTTGTCGCATGCAAACGGTACGGACTCGACATTGTCGTGTACAACCCCATCGCCGGCGGCTTGCTTTCTGGCAAGATTAAGTCACGGGACATCGCGCCTGACAGCGGCCGCTTCTCAGACAACTCTAGGATTGGCAAGATGTATCGCGACCGCTACTTTAGAGAGAGCACTTTCAAGGCGCTGAGTGTTATTGAGCAGGCTGTGGAGAAGCATGGGTTGACCATGATCGAGACGGCGCTGCGGTGGATGGTGCACCACTCCAAGCTTCGCATCACCAACGGCAACGATGGAATCATCATTGGCATCTCCAGCGTGGACCAGCTGGAGAACAACCTCGACAACCTGGAGAAGGGGCCGCTCCCCGACGAGGTGGTGCAGGCACTTGACCAGGCATGGGAGTTTTCCAAGGCAGATACGCCCAACTACTGGCACGGGGAGTTGGAATACGGATATAATGTCCACGAGGCTCTCTTTGGTGCTGGAGCCAAATAA
- a CDS encoding EamA domain-containing protein, translated as MPRRQDSDQEVHLLQGHDNDRLSIDSSPLSRDDTLCEPETRSTDRQGSPGTPGAASDLDGSKRHQRDTNTNGNASREWLELDDMDANGLSRPKYHRHAGGRSGTPLLHKEDDDDRGRVTHTAHGNQRTSLGSARSSEDERPYHREMMERPSFSRRSTMRSRSPQTVADAAESSTRKKYTYAAFFLVISLVSFCVQTELSAYIQHDLGWDKAYCMMYFTHGSWIVLWPVQLLILRFQKRDIPWPVFWKRHKQHLRTTAIMIETQTLDVFHLSIQHRARPIRYIIRFTVIITCALTVAGLSWYIAVSLTTPSDLTAIYNCSAFFAYVFSVPLLHEPLRLDKSVAVLIAIAGVLVVAYGDTKSEGTKDVEASNRFFGNIVIGVGSVLYGLYEVLYKRFACPPEGVSPGRGMIFANTFGSCIGIFTLTVLWIPLPIIDFLGIEKFELPVASTCWLILLAVLMNATFSGSFLVLISLTSPVLSSVAALLTIFIVAIVDWILTGEPLSFAAILGGAMIVVAFLGLTWSTYREMKEHEAMKPIVDLSDSDRDGDIESDDD; from the coding sequence ATGCCTCGGCGTCAAGACAGCGACCAAGAggtccatcttcttcaaggCCACGATAACGATCGATTGTCCATAGACTCATCCCCCCTGTCCCGCGACGACACCCTATGCGAACCAGAAACCCGGTCGACCGACAGACAAGGCAGTCCTGGTACTCCGGGCGCCGCTTCCGATCTTGACGGCTCGAAACGTCACCAACGCGATACAAATACCAACGGAAACGCCAGCCGCGAGTGGCTAGAGTTGGACGACATGGATGCGAATGGCCTCAGCCGTCCAAAGTACCATCGTCATGCTGGTGGACGATCTGGCACTCCTCTGCTTCAcaaggaggacgacgatgaccgCGGCCGCGTCACTCATACAGCGCATGGCAATCAAAGGACCAGCCTAGGGTCGGCGAGGTCGAGCGAAGATGAACGCCCTTATCATcgagagatgatggagaggccATCTTTCAGTCGCCGATCAACTATGCGCAGCCGTAGCCCTCAGACCGTCGCCGACGCCGCCGAAAGCTCGACGCGCAAGAAGTACACGTATGCCGCATTCTTCCTTGTCATCAGCCTGGTGTCGTTCTGCGTCCAGACAGAACTGAGCGCATACATTCAGCATGATCTTGGCTGGGACAAGGCCTACTGTATGATGTACTTTACCCACGGCTCGTGGATCGTGCTGTGGCCTGTTCAGCTCCTCATCCTGCGCTTCCAGAAGCGCGACATTCCTTGGCCCGTCTTTTGGAAGCGACACAAGCAGCATCTGCGCACAACAGCCATCATGATCGAGACGCAGACTCTCGACGTTTTTCATCTTTCCATTCAGCATCGCGCGCGCCCCATTCGTTACATCATCCGTTTTACCGTTATCATTACCTGCGCGCTGACCGTTGCCGGGCTGAGCTGGTACATTGCCGTCAGCTTGACGACACCTTCGGATCTAACCGCCATTTACAATTGCTCCGCCTTCTTTGCATACGTATTTTCTGTACCACTACTCCACGAACCCCTGCGCCTCGACAAGTCTGTCGCCGTCCTCATCGCCATTGCCGGTGTGCTCGTCGTCGCTTATGGAGATACCAAGTCGGAGGGCACCAAGGACGTGGAGGCTTCAAACCGCTTTTTTGGAAACATTGTTATCGGCGTGGGCTCTGTACTGTACGGCCTTTATGAGGTCTTGTACAAGCGCTTTGCTTGTCCCCCTGAAGGTGTTTCGCCCGGTCGCGGCATGATCTTTGCAAACACGTTTGGCTCTTGCATCGGCATCTTCACGCTCACTGTTTTGTGGATTCCACTCCCAATCATCGACTTCTTGGGCATTGAGAAGTTTGAGTTGCCAGTTGCTTCAACCTGCTGGTTGATTCTGTTGGCTGTTCTCATGAACGCCACCTTCAGTGGATCGTTTCTTGTCCTCATCTCTCTCACCTCGCCCGTCCTGTCTTCGGTCGCCGCTCTGCTGACCATCTTCATTGTGGCCATCGTGGATTGGATTCTCACTGGCGAGCCTCTCAGCTTTGCGGCCATCCTTGGTGGCGCAATGATCGTTGTTGCGTTCCTGGGCTTGACCTGGAGCACGTACCGAGAGATGAAGGAACACGAGGCCATGAAGCCGATTGTGGATCTGTCAGACAGCGACAGGGACGGTGACATTGAGAGCGACGATGATTAG
- a CDS encoding F-box domain-containing protein: MQHLPNELIAHILSFLDSDSSLERGLYRDPSKISRPVHSRKDTPLKNASLVCRLWRRSVTHLLFRHVVWCFHRFYKPTCQDVVAGIDVLDFLRRSGVSKHVESFTIFMDIPRGSGQHRYADGQFWGLLPPESHQPETPMSWNLLWSVLTQEPQRADQGGQERSEEERGRQHWDNNWLWHALFDVIEPLRVTLISSPDLVASLLSRTVDLSSDWAFNSTYYIISLSREPDFSDLQKRTNALPSESPVRESHLPIDLFAIRDWTSLFINEGSFAPVYSTYEFFHYSPATLLPVIFEPTDTSFNLMRSTLKSLSYIAIFPLSHHIADFLIPNCPSVEHLFVQLMPKNRDFWESDGLSRVNLSDLWLECDASYSLLMRQILDPVPQPGWEKLKVFESGDAPAEGVWRRGFYDAYIDGVNGWREESEGVFIRDSLPEVPADELESIDGNQDGMEALEI; encoded by the coding sequence ATGCAGCACCTCCCGAATGAGCTCATCGCTCATATCCTCAGCTTCCTCGACTCCGACTCCAGCCTCGAGCGCGGCCTCTACCGCGACCCGTCAAAGATCTCGAGGCCCGTCCATTCGAGAAAGGACACGCCCCTCAAGAATGCGTCCCTAGTGTGCCGCCTCTGGAGGCGCTCCGTGACGCACCTCCTCTTCCGCCACGTGGTATGGTGCTTCCACCGCTTCTATAAGCCGACGTGCCAAGACGTGGTGGCGGGTATCGACGTGCTGGATTTCCTGCGCAGGAGCGGTGTATCAAAGCATGTTGAGAGTTTCACCATCTTTATGGACATCCCTCGGGGCTCTGGCCAGCATCGATATGCTGATGGTCAGTTTTGGGGTCTGTTGCCACCCGAGTCTCATCAGCCCGAGACGCCTATGTCGTGGAACCTCCTCTGGTCCGTTTTAACCCAAGAGCCGCAGCGCGCCGACCAAGGCGGTCAAGAGAGAtctgaagaggagagaggtCGACAGCATTGGGATAACAATTGGCTATGGCATGCTTTGTTTGACGTCATTGAACCCTTGCGTGTCACCTTGATCAGTTCACCAGATCTTGTCGCTTCACTTCTTAGTAGGACTGTAGACCTGTCGAGTGACTGGGCCTTTAACAGTACCTACTACATTATCTCGTTATCACGCGAACCTGATTTTTCCGATCTTCAGAAGAGGACCAACGCCTTGCCGTCAGAGAGTCCAGTTAGAGAGAGCCACCTCCCAATCGACCTGTTCGCCATACGAGACTGGACCTCACTATTCATCAACGAGGGCTCCTTTGCACCAGTCTACTCGACATACGAATTCTTTCACTACTCACCAGCAACTCTCCTTCCCGTGATATTCGAACCCACCGACACCTCGTTCAATCTGATGCGCTCAACCCTCAAGTCCCTCTCTTACATCGCCATCTTCCCGCTCTCCCACCACATCGCCGACTTCCTTATCCCCAACTGTCCGTCCGTCGAGCATCTGTTTGTCCAACTCATGCCTAAAAACCGAGATTTTTGGGAGAGCGACGGTCTCTCTCGCGTGAACCTATCCGACCTGTGGCTGGAGTGCGACGCATCCTACTCGCTCCTCATGAGACAGATACTTGACCCCGTCCCTCAGCCAGGCTGGGAAAAACTCAAGGTGTTTGAGAGTGGTGATGCGCCGGCAGAGGGAGTTTGGAGGAGGGGATTTTATGATGCTTACATCGACGGTGTGAATGGCTGGAGGGAAGAAAGCGAAGGTGTCTTTATCAGAGACTCACTTCCTGAAGTCCCAGCAGATGAGCTGGAGAGTATCGACGGAAACCAGGACGGCATGGAAGCCTTGGAAATTTGA